The following coding sequences lie in one Streptomyces albofaciens JCM 4342 genomic window:
- a CDS encoding SDR family NAD(P)-dependent oxidoreductase: MLDTGLAGRTVLITGSAQGLGAALVRAFHAEGAYVAALDLDVTANRALATALDPDGGRVLPVHADLRGLTATEAAYRAVRAWRPVDVLVNNAARPLARSLWEITPAEWDEVFEVNLRAVFFLTRAVAADMRGRGYGRIVNMASIAGQTPRPTGAAYGTSKAGLIALGRVFAAELAADGITVNTVAPAMIDTPMVRSVGPEALAGLTAQVPLGRIATPQEVARVAVFLASAETFVTGATYDVNGGALMR, from the coding sequence GTGCTGGACACCGGTCTCGCCGGCCGCACCGTACTGATCACCGGCAGCGCCCAGGGGCTCGGCGCCGCCCTCGTCCGCGCCTTCCACGCCGAAGGCGCGTACGTGGCGGCCCTCGACCTCGACGTCACGGCCAACCGCGCACTGGCCACCGCCCTCGACCCGGACGGCGGACGCGTCCTGCCGGTCCACGCCGACCTGCGCGGCCTCACCGCCACCGAGGCCGCCTACCGCGCGGTCCGCGCCTGGCGCCCCGTGGACGTGCTGGTCAACAACGCGGCCCGGCCGCTCGCCAGGTCCCTGTGGGAGATCACCCCCGCGGAGTGGGACGAGGTCTTCGAGGTCAACCTGCGTGCCGTCTTCTTCCTCACCAGGGCCGTCGCCGCGGACATGCGCGGGCGCGGCTACGGGCGGATCGTGAACATGGCCTCGATCGCCGGGCAGACGCCCCGCCCCACCGGCGCCGCGTACGGGACGTCCAAGGCCGGGCTGATCGCGCTGGGCCGGGTCTTCGCCGCCGAGCTGGCCGCCGACGGCATCACCGTCAACACCGTGGCGCCCGCGATGATCGACACGCCGATGGTCCGCTCCGTCGGGCCCGAGGCGCTGGCCGGTCTGACCGCGCAGGTGCCGCTCGGCCGGATCGCCACGCCGCAGGAGGTCGCCCGCGTCGCCGTCTTCCTGGCTTCGGCGGAGACCTTCGTCACCGGCGCCACGTACGACGTCAACGGCGGCGCGCTGATGCGCTGA
- a CDS encoding ZIP family metal transporter, translating to MPVAIALGAFLMTLLGGWIAHRVTDRRHLVLGLAGGLMLGVVGLDLLPEALEAAGGEVFGVPAALLCFVLGFLATHAVERLLAVRKAAHGMDPGERVPQVGLTAASAMVVHSFMDGFAIGLAYQVGREMAVAVALAVIAHDFADGFNTYTITSLYGNARNRALLMLGADALAPLAGAAATLAFTLPEQWLGVYLGFFGGVLLYLATSDILPEAHHDHPALSTLLCTVAGVGFIWLVVGIAG from the coding sequence GTGCCGGTGGCCATCGCGCTGGGCGCGTTCCTGATGACGCTGCTCGGCGGCTGGATCGCGCACCGCGTCACCGACCGCAGGCACCTGGTCCTGGGCCTGGCCGGGGGCCTGATGCTGGGCGTGGTCGGGCTCGACCTGCTGCCCGAGGCGCTGGAGGCGGCGGGCGGTGAGGTGTTCGGGGTGCCGGCCGCCTTGCTGTGCTTCGTGCTCGGCTTCCTCGCCACGCACGCGGTCGAACGGCTGCTGGCGGTCCGCAAGGCCGCCCACGGCATGGACCCCGGGGAACGGGTGCCACAGGTGGGCCTGACGGCCGCCAGTGCCATGGTGGTGCACAGCTTCATGGACGGCTTCGCGATAGGCCTGGCGTACCAGGTGGGCCGCGAGATGGCGGTGGCGGTGGCGCTCGCCGTCATCGCCCACGACTTCGCGGACGGCTTCAACACGTACACGATCACCAGCCTGTACGGGAACGCCCGCAACCGGGCGCTGCTCATGCTCGGCGCGGACGCGCTCGCCCCGCTGGCCGGTGCCGCCGCCACCCTGGCGTTCACTCTTCCGGAGCAATGGCTCGGGGTGTACCTGGGCTTCTTCGGTGGGGTGCTGCTCTACCTGGCGACCTCCGACATCCTCCCGGAGGCGCATCACGACCATCCCGCGCTGTCCACGCTGCTGTGCACCGTGGCGGGGGTGGGGTTCATCTGGCTGGTGGTCGGCATCGCGGGGTGA
- the cobC gene encoding Rv2231c family pyridoxal phosphate-dependent protein CobC, with protein sequence MTTPPSAAHAGIPGSRPYEPDLRHHGDAEVRGADAALTDLAVNVRTGTPPAWLKARIAASLDGLAAYPDGGPARAAVAARHGLPPERVLLTAGAAEAFVLIARAVRARRPAVVHPQFTEPEAALRDAGHQVERVLLTERNGFCLNASEVPEAADLVIIGNPTNPTSVLHPAEEIARLARPGRTLVVDEAFMDAVPGEHASLASRTDLPGLVVLRSLTKTWGLAGLRIGYVLAAPEIIADLERAQPLWPVSAPALAAAEACSEPAALAEAAEAARRIAADRDHLLARLAEVRAPDGREIQVTTPAEGPFVLVRLPDAAAVRTRLRTLGFAVRRGDTFPGLGPEWLRLAVRDRATTDRFTEALAKALAG encoded by the coding sequence GTGACCACCCCGCCGTCCGCCGCGCACGCCGGCATACCCGGTTCCCGCCCGTACGAGCCGGACCTGCGCCACCACGGCGACGCCGAGGTACGGGGTGCCGACGCCGCCCTGACCGACCTCGCGGTCAACGTGCGCACCGGTACGCCGCCGGCCTGGCTCAAGGCGCGGATCGCCGCCTCCCTGGACGGGCTGGCCGCCTACCCGGACGGCGGCCCGGCGCGCGCGGCGGTGGCGGCGCGGCACGGGCTTCCCCCGGAGCGGGTGCTGCTGACGGCCGGCGCGGCGGAGGCGTTCGTCCTGATCGCCCGTGCGGTACGGGCCCGGCGCCCGGCCGTCGTCCACCCCCAGTTCACCGAGCCCGAGGCCGCGCTGCGCGACGCAGGCCACCAGGTGGAACGGGTGCTCCTCACCGAACGGAACGGCTTTTGTCTGAACGCCTCCGAAGTTCCCGAGGCCGCCGACCTCGTCATCATCGGCAACCCGACCAACCCCACCTCCGTCCTGCATCCCGCCGAGGAGATCGCGCGGCTGGCCCGCCCCGGCCGCACCCTGGTCGTGGACGAGGCGTTCATGGACGCCGTCCCCGGCGAACACGCGTCACTGGCGTCCCGTACGGACCTGCCGGGACTCGTCGTCCTGCGCAGCCTCACCAAGACCTGGGGCCTGGCTGGCCTGCGGATCGGCTACGTCCTGGCCGCCCCGGAGATCATCGCGGACCTGGAGCGGGCGCAGCCGCTGTGGCCGGTCTCGGCGCCCGCGCTCGCCGCGGCCGAAGCGTGCTCCGAGCCCGCGGCGCTGGCCGAGGCGGCGGAAGCGGCCCGGCGGATCGCGGCGGACCGGGACCACCTGCTGGCCCGCCTGGCGGAGGTACGCGCCCCCGACGGCCGAGAGATCCAGGTGACCACACCGGCCGAGGGTCCCTTCGTCCTCGTCCGGCTCCCGGACGCCGCGGCCGTCCGCACCCGGCTGCGCACGCTCGGCTTCGCGGTACGGCGCGGCGACACGTTCCCGGGCCTGGGCCCGGAGTGGCTGCGGCTGGCCGTACGGGACCGGGCGACCACCGACCGCTTCACCGAGGCCCTGGCGAAGGCGCTGGCGGGCTGA
- a CDS encoding amidohydrolase family protein — MSESVVLHIKGRVLAGPDDVRDELWVVDGRVTYERPVGAREVTTVRGWALPGLVDAHCHVGLDAHGPVDEATSEKQALTEREAGTLLLRDAGSPSDTRWIDDREDLPRIIRAGRHIARTRRYIRNYAHEIEPEDLVAYVAREARRGDGWVKLVGDWIDRETGDLGACWPRGAVEAAIAEAHRLGARVTAHCFAEETLAPLVEAGIDCIEHATGLTEETIPLFAERGVAIVPTLVNIATFPTLAAGGEKKFPAWASHMRSLHERRYDTVRAAYDAGVPIFAGTDAGGSLAHGLIAQEVAELTKAGIPPVDALAATTWGARRWLGRPGLEEGAPADLVVYDGDPRADVRVLGAPRRVVLRGRVVG, encoded by the coding sequence ATGAGTGAGAGCGTGGTGCTGCACATCAAGGGGAGGGTCCTGGCCGGGCCGGACGACGTGCGCGACGAACTCTGGGTCGTCGACGGCCGGGTGACGTACGAGCGGCCCGTGGGCGCGCGGGAGGTGACGACCGTACGGGGCTGGGCGCTGCCGGGACTGGTCGACGCCCACTGCCATGTGGGGCTCGACGCGCACGGGCCGGTGGACGAGGCGACCAGCGAGAAGCAGGCGCTGACCGAGCGGGAGGCGGGCACGCTGCTGCTCAGGGACGCCGGATCGCCGTCCGACACCCGCTGGATCGACGACCGCGAGGACCTGCCGCGCATCATCCGCGCCGGCCGGCACATCGCCCGCACGCGCCGCTACATCCGCAACTACGCCCACGAGATCGAGCCCGAGGACCTCGTCGCCTACGTCGCGCGGGAGGCCCGGCGCGGCGACGGCTGGGTCAAACTGGTCGGCGACTGGATCGACCGCGAGACCGGTGACCTGGGCGCCTGCTGGCCGCGCGGCGCCGTCGAGGCGGCCATCGCGGAGGCACACCGGCTCGGGGCCCGGGTCACCGCCCACTGCTTCGCCGAGGAGACCCTCGCCCCGCTGGTCGAGGCGGGCATCGACTGCATCGAACACGCCACCGGCCTCACGGAGGAGACGATTCCGCTCTTCGCCGAGCGGGGCGTGGCGATCGTGCCGACGCTGGTGAACATCGCCACGTTCCCCACGCTGGCGGCCGGGGGTGAGAAGAAGTTCCCCGCCTGGGCGAGCCATATGAGAAGCCTGCACGAGCGCCGTTACGACACGGTACGCGCCGCGTACGACGCCGGGGTGCCCATCTTCGCCGGCACCGACGCCGGCGGGTCGCTCGCGCACGGCCTGATCGCTCAGGAGGTCGCCGAGCTGACCAAGGCGGGCATCCCGCCGGTGGACGCGCTCGCCGCCACGACGTGGGGGGCGCGGCGGTGGCTGGGACGGCCGGGGCTGGAGGAAGGTGCCCCGGCGGACCTGGTCGTGTACGACGGGGATCCGCGTGCGGACGTACGGGTGTTGGGGGCGCCCCGGCGGGTGGTGTTGCGGGGGCGGGTGGTGGGCTGA
- a CDS encoding cobalamin biosynthesis protein, giving the protein MNAAPVVVGVGARRGVPAAEVLTLITGSLAAAGLSPDAVTALATVDTKAAEPGLAEAARRLGVPLLTYPAAVLAAVSVPHPSHAPLAAAGTPSVAEAAALTAAGAGPGPAAAELVVGKRKSLPGARATCAVARARTTPHRTEERP; this is encoded by the coding sequence GTGAACGCGGCACCGGTCGTCGTCGGCGTCGGCGCCCGCCGGGGCGTCCCGGCCGCCGAGGTACTGACGCTCATCACCGGCAGCCTCGCCGCGGCGGGCCTGTCACCGGACGCGGTCACCGCACTCGCGACCGTGGACACCAAGGCGGCGGAGCCCGGGCTGGCCGAGGCGGCGCGGCGGCTCGGCGTCCCGCTGCTGACGTACCCGGCCGCGGTCCTGGCCGCCGTATCCGTACCACACCCGTCCCACGCGCCGCTGGCCGCCGCCGGCACGCCGAGCGTCGCGGAGGCCGCCGCGCTGACCGCGGCGGGCGCCGGGCCCGGCCCGGCCGCGGCCGAACTCGTCGTCGGCAAGCGCAAGTCGCTGCCCGGGGCCCGGGCCACCTGCGCCGTGGCCAGGGCCCGCACCACACCCCACCGCACCGAGGAGAGACCGTGA
- a CDS encoding bile acid:sodium symporter family protein, whose amino-acid sequence MPTEQLSQRPAPTGDLPASDRAARRAVTVFPLLVIAAGAVGLLWPAPFTGWAPAVPWLLGIVMFSMGLTLTPPDFTAVAKRPWAVGLGLVAHYVIMPGLGWLIATALHLPPQLAAGVILVGCAPSGTASNVVTYLARGDVALSVSVATVSTVLAPLITPPLTLLLAGQFLDVDAGVMVTDILKTVLLPVLGGLLVRLVAGRRISRALPTLPWLSALTIAVIVLIVVSGSAARIKDAAALVILAVVLHNGLGLALGYAAGRLARLGKPAGRAMAFEVGMQNSGLAASLATAHFSPAAALPAAVFSVWHNISGAAVAAWMARGERSNARHGQQGQASPTHTAAD is encoded by the coding sequence GTGCCCACCGAACAGCTCAGCCAGCGCCCCGCCCCCACCGGCGACCTGCCCGCCTCCGACCGCGCGGCGCGGCGGGCCGTCACCGTCTTCCCGCTGCTGGTGATCGCGGCCGGGGCGGTCGGCCTGCTGTGGCCCGCGCCGTTCACCGGCTGGGCACCCGCCGTCCCCTGGCTGCTCGGCATCGTGATGTTCTCGATGGGCCTGACCCTGACGCCACCGGACTTCACGGCGGTAGCCAAGCGCCCCTGGGCGGTGGGCCTGGGCCTGGTCGCCCACTACGTGATCATGCCCGGCCTGGGCTGGCTGATCGCCACCGCCCTCCACCTGCCCCCGCAGCTCGCGGCCGGCGTCATCCTGGTCGGCTGCGCCCCCAGCGGCACCGCCTCCAACGTCGTGACGTACCTGGCCCGCGGCGACGTGGCCCTCTCGGTCTCGGTGGCGACGGTCTCCACCGTCCTCGCCCCCCTGATCACCCCACCGCTGACCCTCCTGCTCGCCGGTCAGTTCCTGGACGTGGACGCCGGCGTCATGGTGACCGACATCCTCAAAACGGTGCTGCTGCCGGTACTGGGCGGCCTCCTGGTCCGGCTCGTGGCGGGCCGCCGGATCAGCCGGGCGCTCCCCACCCTGCCGTGGCTGTCCGCACTGACCATCGCGGTCATCGTCCTGATCGTCGTGTCCGGCAGCGCCGCCCGCATCAAGGACGCGGCGGCCCTGGTGATCCTCGCGGTGGTCCTGCACAACGGCCTCGGCCTGGCCCTCGGTTACGCGGCCGGCCGCCTGGCCCGCCTGGGCAAACCGGCCGGCCGGGCGATGGCCTTCGAGGTGGGCATGCAGAACTCCGGCCTGGCGGCCTCCCTGGCCACCGCCCACTTCAGCCCCGCGGCGGCGCTCCCGGCAGCGGTCTTCTCCGTATGGCACAACATCTCGGGCGCGGCGGTGGCCGCTTGGATGGCCCGCGGCGAGCGCTCGAACGCACGCCACGGCCAACAGGGGCAGGCGTCCCCCACCCACACCGCCGCGGACTGA
- a CDS encoding ArsR/SmtB family transcription factor, producing METARSTPPIAGPPADPDQPDASAIRLGPLLQAFGDPLRQHIVRRLAEHGEAGCGDIDLPVTRATGSYHFRVLRQAGWTHTRRIGRERYISLRREDLEARFPGLLAALLKAAEADESAAT from the coding sequence ATGGAGACCGCCCGCAGCACGCCCCCCATCGCCGGTCCCCCGGCCGACCCCGATCAGCCGGACGCGTCCGCCATCCGGCTCGGCCCGCTCCTCCAGGCGTTCGGCGATCCGCTGCGGCAGCACATCGTGCGGCGGCTCGCCGAGCACGGCGAGGCGGGGTGCGGCGACATCGACCTGCCCGTCACCCGGGCCACCGGCTCGTACCACTTCCGCGTCCTGCGGCAGGCGGGCTGGACCCACACCCGCCGGATCGGCCGGGAGCGCTACATCTCGCTGCGCCGCGAGGACCTGGAAGCGCGGTTTCCGGGGCTGCTGGCAGCACTGCTCAAAGCGGCGGAGGCGGACGAGTCGGCCGCCACCTGA
- a CDS encoding VOC family protein produces the protein MADAVLDHLVLATPDLESTAAEVAALTGVRPVPGGGHPGRGTRNALLGLGDGAYLEIIGPDPAQPGPEAPRWFGIDSLTGPRLAHWAVRVRGIAGHVARARALGYDPGEPVAMCRRTPDGGTLSWTLTPPRAGGLVPFLLDWGDAPHPAAGQDLPVVPLRAFSGTHPDPATIRAELAALGAALTVEAGDDPGLTAVLEGRNGPVSIGAGAGTP, from the coding sequence GTGGCTGACGCCGTACTGGACCACCTGGTCCTCGCCACCCCCGACCTGGAGAGCACCGCCGCCGAGGTCGCCGCGCTGACCGGCGTCCGGCCGGTGCCGGGCGGCGGACACCCCGGGCGGGGCACCCGCAACGCCCTGCTGGGGCTGGGCGACGGCGCCTACCTGGAGATCATCGGGCCGGACCCCGCGCAGCCGGGCCCCGAGGCGCCGCGCTGGTTCGGCATCGACTCCCTGACCGGGCCCCGCCTGGCCCACTGGGCGGTCCGGGTACGCGGCATAGCCGGACACGTCGCGCGGGCCCGCGCGCTGGGCTACGACCCGGGCGAGCCGGTGGCGATGTGCCGCCGGACCCCGGACGGCGGCACGCTCTCGTGGACGCTGACGCCGCCGCGCGCGGGCGGGCTGGTGCCGTTCCTGCTGGACTGGGGCGACGCCCCGCACCCGGCCGCCGGGCAGGACCTGCCGGTCGTACCGCTGCGGGCGTTCTCCGGCACGCACCCGGACCCGGCGACGATCCGCGCCGAGCTGGCCGCGCTGGGGGCCGCGCTCACCGTCGAAGCGGGCGACGACCCCGGGCTGACGGCCGTACTGGAAGGGCGCAACGGCCCGGTCTCCATAGGCGCGGGAGCCGGCACGCCATGA